The proteins below come from a single Longimicrobiaceae bacterium genomic window:
- a CDS encoding IS4 family transposase — MIEAWVENELGSVNLGDPRRNRRVKQTVQTFWNRPNASIPEASESVSEMQAIYDLVSAGTTRVEAIREAHAEAVVRRVSGCEEILIAQDSTELSFNTLRSTEGLGPLSGRYSLGLMMHTALVIDPAGVPQGVLHQATWARDAEGGKRQSRRERRIEEKESQKWLTTVRVCEERLPESMKAWIIGDSEADIYELMAMPRRAGIELLIRATHNRRVHAAEGLEYVWEAAAAAPVTGRIEVELKRTRLRKARTAELEVRLCPDVQILRPKHKQKNTAVEAVSVSVVLVREVGEVPPEEKPVEWLLVSTKRLASHEEALSAVRAYVERWKVERYHYTLKSGCQVEKLQLEHADRLKRAVTLYSIVAWRLLLITYLARTSPDLPCTTALDEEETEVLHRMANPGKRRPAQVASLREAVRQIARLGGFLGRKGDGEPGVKVLRRGLRRLADFVLAYRTLRAPTCD, encoded by the coding sequence ATGATCGAGGCGTGGGTGGAGAACGAGCTCGGGAGCGTGAATCTGGGAGATCCGCGCCGGAACCGGCGGGTGAAGCAGACGGTCCAAACGTTCTGGAATCGGCCGAATGCCTCGATTCCGGAAGCGAGCGAGTCGGTGTCGGAGATGCAAGCGATCTACGACCTGGTCTCTGCGGGGACGACGCGGGTGGAGGCGATCCGGGAAGCGCACGCGGAAGCGGTGGTTCGGCGCGTGTCGGGTTGCGAGGAGATCCTCATCGCGCAGGATTCGACGGAGCTGAGCTTCAACACGCTGCGTTCGACGGAGGGGCTGGGGCCGCTGAGCGGCAGATACAGCCTGGGGTTGATGATGCACACGGCCTTGGTGATCGATCCGGCGGGTGTGCCGCAGGGCGTGCTGCACCAGGCGACGTGGGCGCGGGACGCGGAAGGGGGCAAGAGGCAGAGCCGGCGAGAGCGGCGGATCGAGGAGAAGGAGAGCCAGAAGTGGCTGACGACGGTGCGCGTCTGCGAGGAGCGGCTGCCGGAGTCGATGAAGGCGTGGATCATCGGGGACAGCGAGGCGGACATCTATGAGTTGATGGCGATGCCGCGCCGGGCCGGGATCGAGCTGCTGATCCGGGCGACGCACAACCGGCGAGTCCACGCTGCGGAAGGGCTGGAGTACGTGTGGGAGGCCGCCGCGGCGGCACCGGTGACGGGACGGATCGAGGTGGAATTGAAGCGAACGCGCCTGCGGAAGGCGCGCACGGCGGAGTTGGAGGTGCGGCTTTGTCCAGACGTGCAGATCTTGCGGCCGAAGCACAAGCAGAAGAACACCGCCGTGGAAGCCGTGTCCGTCAGCGTGGTCCTGGTGCGTGAGGTCGGCGAGGTGCCGCCGGAGGAGAAGCCGGTGGAGTGGCTGCTGGTGTCGACCAAGCGGCTGGCGAGCCACGAGGAGGCGCTGAGCGCGGTGAGGGCGTACGTCGAGCGCTGGAAGGTGGAGCGCTACCACTACACGCTCAAGAGCGGCTGCCAGGTGGAGAAGCTTCAGCTGGAGCACGCCGATCGGCTGAAGCGAGCCGTGACGCTCTACTCGATCGTGGCGTGGCGGCTGCTGCTCATCACCTATCTGGCGCGTACGAGCCCGGATCTACCGTGCACGACCGCGCTGGATGAGGAGGAGACCGAAGTGCTGCACCGGATGGCGAATCCAGGGAAGCGGCGCCCCGCGCAGGTGGCGAGCCTGCGCGAGGCGGTAAGGCAGATTGCCCGGCTGGGTGGCTTCCTGGGCCGCAAGGGCGACGGAGAGCCTGGGGTGAAAGTGCTCCGGCGAGGACTTCGCCGCTTGGCCGACTTTGTCCTCGCATACCGAACTCTGCGCGCACCGACTTGTGACTAA